The following are encoded together in the Candidatus Tumulicola sp. genome:
- a CDS encoding DUF2630 family protein: MDDTQIRDHIASLVTEEHALLEHGENGKLSDEDRGRLEALEVQLDRFWDLLRQRRARRDAGQDPSVAHLRTEEVVEHYEQ; this comes from the coding sequence ATGGACGATACGCAGATTCGCGATCACATCGCGAGCTTGGTCACCGAAGAGCACGCGCTGCTCGAGCACGGAGAGAACGGCAAGCTATCCGATGAGGATCGCGGTCGGCTCGAGGCACTCGAAGTACAGCTCGACCGGTTTTGGGATTTATTGCGTCAACGGCGCGCACGTCGCGACGCCGGGCAAGACCCGTCGGTCGCGCATTTGCGCACCGAAGAAGTCGTGGAGCATTACGAACAATAA
- a CDS encoding acetyl-CoA carboxylase carboxyltransferase subunit alpha produces MSNNVIVERERGLVELERRIDEIRAANATQPVDMSAEIAALETKYRTIQNEVFGSLTPWEKVNMARHPSRPTALEYIERLDRFDELHGDRQFRDDPSIVGGFALLHGRPVMAIGQQRGRDTKENLQRNFGMPAPEGYRKVRRLAALASRLSVPIVTLVDTKGADPGITSEEHAQSEAIAMCLHEFTIARVPIVATVIGEGGSGGALALAIADRVLMLEHSIYSVASPEGCAAILWSDAGKAEEAAQRLKLTAQDLQQFGIVDDIVPEPLGGAHRDTNAVIERVWSTVSAALSLLAPLPPAELLDRRYDKYRAIGQWARSLDPVAGAS; encoded by the coding sequence ATGAGCAACAACGTGATCGTCGAGCGCGAACGCGGTTTGGTCGAACTCGAGCGCCGCATCGACGAGATCCGCGCCGCCAACGCGACGCAACCGGTCGATATGTCGGCCGAGATCGCCGCGCTGGAAACAAAATACCGGACGATTCAGAACGAAGTCTTCGGCTCGCTGACGCCATGGGAAAAAGTCAACATGGCGCGGCATCCGAGTCGCCCGACCGCGTTGGAATACATCGAGCGCCTCGACCGCTTTGACGAGCTGCACGGCGATCGGCAATTCCGGGACGACCCCTCGATCGTCGGCGGTTTCGCACTGTTGCACGGCCGTCCGGTGATGGCGATCGGACAGCAACGCGGGCGCGATACCAAAGAGAATCTTCAGCGCAATTTCGGCATGCCGGCGCCCGAAGGTTATCGCAAAGTTCGCCGTCTCGCGGCCTTGGCGTCGCGTCTCTCGGTGCCGATCGTTACGCTGGTCGATACGAAGGGTGCCGATCCCGGGATTACGTCGGAAGAGCATGCTCAGTCCGAAGCTATCGCAATGTGCTTGCACGAATTTACGATCGCGCGCGTACCGATCGTCGCCACCGTTATCGGCGAAGGCGGCTCGGGCGGTGCATTGGCATTAGCCATTGCCGACCGCGTTCTGATGCTCGAGCACAGCATCTATTCGGTCGCGTCGCCCGAAGGCTGCGCAGCGATTCTGTGGTCGGACGCCGGCAAGGCGGAAGAAGCCGCGCAACGGTTGAAGTTAACCGCACAGGACTTGCAACAGTTTGGAATCGTCGACGACATCGTTCCCGAACCACTCGGCGGCGCGCATCGAGATACGAACGCCGTGATCGAGCGCGTCTGGTCGACTGTCTCCGCCGCGCTCTCGCTCCTCGCGCCGTTGCCGCCGGCTGAACTCCTCGACCGCCGCTACGATAAATACCGCGCCATCGGCCAATGGGCTCGCTCGCTCGATCCGGTAGCGGGCGCCTCGTGA
- the accD gene encoding acetyl-CoA carboxylase, carboxyltransferase subunit beta: MPEWLSNRRNGRTQDVAVWSKCPNCGEVVYRRDLAANAFVCPRCKYHFRMSAYDRIASLIDGEFVEIGADITPADPLDWVDRRSYPDKLEADREKSGLVEAVVCGFGNIGEFEVGLGVMDFHFRGGTMGSVVGERIALLLEESLRRSVPCIVFTASGGARMEEGMLALAQMAKTSAAVSRFGAAGNFFVTVLTDPTTGGVSASFAFQSDVVIAESRAVIGFAGRRVIEQTIRQKLPDQFQTAEFLLEKGAIDMVVERQNVKATLMRLLEYAKPVAR; encoded by the coding sequence ATGCCGGAGTGGCTCTCCAACCGTCGCAACGGCCGCACGCAAGATGTCGCGGTGTGGTCGAAGTGCCCGAACTGCGGTGAGGTGGTGTACCGCCGGGATCTCGCTGCAAATGCGTTCGTCTGTCCGCGCTGCAAGTACCACTTTCGTATGTCGGCCTACGATCGAATCGCGTCGTTAATCGACGGCGAATTCGTCGAAATCGGCGCCGACATCACTCCCGCCGATCCGCTCGATTGGGTCGACCGCCGTTCCTATCCCGATAAACTCGAAGCCGATCGCGAAAAAAGCGGATTGGTCGAAGCGGTCGTTTGCGGATTCGGCAATATCGGCGAATTCGAAGTCGGACTAGGCGTGATGGATTTCCATTTCCGTGGCGGCACCATGGGGAGCGTGGTCGGAGAGCGTATCGCGTTGCTGTTGGAAGAATCGCTGCGTCGAAGCGTGCCCTGCATCGTGTTTACGGCATCGGGCGGCGCGCGCATGGAAGAAGGCATGCTGGCCTTGGCGCAGATGGCGAAGACCAGCGCGGCCGTTTCGCGTTTTGGCGCGGCCGGCAATTTCTTCGTGACGGTATTGACCGATCCGACCACCGGTGGCGTCTCGGCCTCGTTTGCGTTTCAGTCCGACGTCGTCATCGCCGAATCGCGTGCCGTGATTGGGTTTGCCGGCCGGCGCGTGATCGAACAGACGATTCGCCAAAAGCTTCCGGATCAATTTCAAACGGCCGAGTTTCTATTGGAAAAGGGCGCCATCGACATGGTGGTCGAGCGACAGAACGTCAAGGCGACGCTGATGCGCCTGCTGGAATACGCCAAGCCGGTGGCACGATGA
- a CDS encoding polyprenol monophosphomannose synthase — protein sequence MPFTIVIPTYNEAGGIEKLLRTLGEAFRANGLDGEIVVVDDNSPDGTGAIVDRLSHELPVKCLHRPGKMGLSSGVIDGWKAARPESVALGAMDADFSHDVGALPKMVAALESGKYGLAVGSRYVPGGGIANWPKRRIVTSRIACWLARPLTGVKDVTSGYLLVRREALDGITLDPIGFKIGLEVIVKGKYGKVLEVPYTFTDRIVGESKLNQNEIFNYLKQLRKLYLGRLRHAGAP from the coding sequence TTGCCGTTTACAATCGTCATCCCAACGTACAACGAGGCCGGTGGCATCGAAAAACTGCTCCGGACCCTTGGCGAAGCATTCCGTGCGAATGGGCTAGACGGTGAGATCGTGGTAGTCGACGACAACTCTCCCGATGGGACGGGTGCAATCGTCGACCGCTTATCGCACGAACTGCCGGTGAAATGCCTTCATCGTCCCGGCAAAATGGGTCTGTCATCGGGTGTCATCGACGGCTGGAAAGCTGCCCGCCCCGAATCGGTCGCACTTGGTGCGATGGACGCAGACTTCAGCCACGATGTCGGCGCTTTGCCAAAAATGGTCGCGGCGCTCGAGTCGGGCAAATACGGGCTTGCGGTCGGCAGCCGGTACGTGCCGGGCGGCGGTATCGCGAATTGGCCAAAACGGCGCATCGTTACGTCCCGCATCGCTTGCTGGCTGGCGCGCCCACTCACCGGCGTCAAAGATGTTACGAGCGGTTATCTCTTGGTGCGTCGCGAGGCACTCGATGGAATCACGCTGGATCCGATCGGTTTCAAGATCGGACTCGAAGTCATCGTCAAGGGCAAGTACGGCAAGGTGCTGGAAGTCCCATACACGTTTACGGATCGCATCGTCGGCGAGTCGAAGCTCAATCAAAACGAGATTTTCAATTATTTGAAGCAACTGCGCAAACTCTATCTCGGACGGCTGCGGCACGCCGGCGCTCCTTAG
- a CDS encoding 16S rRNA (uracil(1498)-N(3))-methyltransferase: protein MPARRFFVPGAHRVGSSVELAGSDAHKIANVLRLRQGDALEIVDSAGTLFDAELVEDSGRLYASLKFKHAPEAQPTLRVDVAQAVPKGAKMDYVVEKATELGVGAVIPFTSERSVVRDGGEQKLQRWRRLAEAAAQQCGRLDIPRIDPVRSFDDVVSAFGSYDAALFAWELAPHVPLLERLGSSLRDARTAIVVIGPEGGFSHAEADAAAESGAELLWLGPRILRAETAALALLAVIEAIAGASTGRN from the coding sequence ATGCCCGCCCGACGGTTTTTCGTGCCGGGAGCCCACCGCGTCGGATCGTCCGTCGAACTCGCCGGCAGCGACGCACATAAAATCGCCAACGTGCTTCGCCTGCGCCAAGGTGACGCGCTGGAAATCGTCGATTCCGCCGGTACGTTATTCGACGCCGAACTTGTTGAAGATTCGGGCCGCTTGTACGCGTCGCTGAAATTTAAGCACGCACCCGAAGCGCAGCCAACGTTGCGCGTCGATGTAGCGCAAGCCGTGCCGAAGGGTGCGAAAATGGATTACGTCGTCGAAAAAGCGACAGAACTGGGTGTCGGCGCCGTGATCCCATTCACTTCCGAACGCAGCGTCGTGCGCGATGGCGGCGAGCAAAAACTGCAGCGTTGGCGGCGTCTGGCCGAGGCGGCCGCGCAGCAATGCGGCCGTCTCGACATACCCCGGATCGATCCCGTTCGTTCTTTCGACGACGTCGTATCGGCGTTCGGTTCGTACGATGCGGCACTGTTCGCGTGGGAATTGGCGCCGCACGTGCCGCTACTCGAACGTCTTGGATCTTCGTTGCGCGATGCCCGGACGGCGATCGTCGTTATCGGCCCCGAAGGCGGCTTCAGCCACGCCGAAGCCGACGCGGCGGCGGAGTCCGGCGCCGAACTCTTGTGGCTGGGACCGCGCATTCTGCGCGCTGAAACGGCCGCACTCGCGCTCCTGGCAGTTATCGAGGCCATCGCTGGCGCTTCGACGGGCCGGAACTGA
- the dnaJ gene encoding molecular chaperone DnaJ, with protein sequence MSTIDYYEILGVGRDASGDEIKRAYRQLARTHHPDVADDKSAAESHFKSINEAYEVLSDPAKREQYDHYGRAGAPNGADVGFGGGSFGDIFDMFFGNARAGTRQAGPQRGSDLRYDLQITLEEAFSGTSREIAFQHVGQCDVCRGSGAEPGTLVTPCDRCGGAGIARVVRNTPLGQMVTQTTCPKCRGEGHTIAHPCHACAGSGRRQMDRRLTVQVPAGVDDGSRIRIGANGEAGTNGGPPGDLYVYFNVARHRLFRREGTDTHVDVTIGFAQAALGATVLVPSLDGDVELEIGAGTQTGTRLRVRGHGMPHVRGAQRGDHFVTVRVAVPAKLTRRQRELLEEYAREEGDEVEERSFFDRVKDAFRPE encoded by the coding sequence ATGTCCACGATCGACTATTACGAAATCCTCGGCGTCGGGCGCGACGCCTCCGGGGACGAGATTAAGCGGGCCTATCGCCAACTGGCGCGTACGCATCATCCCGACGTCGCCGACGATAAGTCGGCGGCTGAATCGCACTTCAAGAGCATCAACGAAGCGTACGAAGTGCTGTCGGACCCGGCCAAGCGCGAACAGTACGATCATTACGGTCGCGCTGGGGCGCCAAACGGTGCCGATGTCGGCTTCGGCGGCGGATCGTTCGGCGATATTTTCGATATGTTCTTCGGGAACGCGCGCGCCGGCACGCGGCAAGCCGGTCCGCAGCGAGGCTCCGATCTTCGTTACGACCTCCAGATAACGCTCGAGGAAGCTTTTAGCGGAACGAGTCGCGAGATCGCATTTCAACACGTCGGTCAATGCGACGTCTGCCGAGGAAGTGGTGCCGAGCCCGGAACCCTCGTCACGCCGTGCGATCGTTGCGGTGGCGCCGGCATCGCGCGCGTCGTGCGAAACACGCCGCTGGGGCAGATGGTCACGCAAACGACATGCCCGAAATGCCGCGGTGAGGGCCATACGATCGCACATCCGTGTCACGCATGTGCCGGTAGCGGGCGTCGTCAAATGGATCGACGTCTAACCGTGCAAGTGCCGGCCGGCGTCGATGACGGTTCGCGCATCCGTATCGGTGCAAACGGCGAGGCCGGTACTAACGGCGGACCGCCCGGCGATTTGTACGTCTATTTCAACGTAGCGCGTCACCGGTTATTTCGTCGCGAAGGCACCGACACGCATGTCGACGTCACGATCGGCTTCGCCCAAGCGGCACTGGGTGCGACGGTGCTCGTGCCGTCGCTCGACGGTGACGTCGAGCTCGAGATCGGCGCCGGCACACAAACGGGAACGAGGCTACGCGTGCGCGGGCATGGCATGCCGCACGTACGCGGTGCGCAACGTGGCGACCATTTCGTAACCGTCCGCGTTGCCGTTCCTGCCAAACTGACGCGCCGCCAACGCGAGCTGCTCGAAGAATACGCACGCGAGGAAGGCGACGAAGTCGAGGAGCGCTCGTTCTTCGACCGCGTCAAGGACGCGTTCCGCCCGGAGTAA
- the hrcA gene encoding heat-inducible transcriptional repressor HrcA — MREDPGGLDKRKAYILATVVYEYIATAEPVGSQTLTQKYQLGVSSATVRNEMAELEAGGYLVQPHTSAGRVPSDAGYREYVDRLMDPEELSLEDRRRIHDELRDASHELDELVESTTRLLGRLSNNLAFVTKPYQLTETFKHIQLIWLSPRTGVAIVVTTLGVAAQSLFETSDDLLADDLTRLSNALNGRFADRPLLEVTDSAVGQLAQRVGAADDLRVAVITALASARSTDRPPIAAAGAQNLLDQPEFHDLRKLRSILRIVEEQKTLYQIVADAMSNESVSVKIGRELGSDELTDLSVVTVPYRFGPHAMGTLSILGPRRMPYGRMVALAAGTAKTLNERLSDATGR, encoded by the coding sequence ATGAGGGAAGACCCGGGCGGCCTCGACAAGCGCAAGGCCTACATTCTCGCGACGGTGGTCTACGAGTACATCGCGACTGCCGAACCCGTCGGCTCGCAAACGCTTACACAGAAGTACCAATTGGGCGTGAGCTCCGCGACAGTACGCAACGAGATGGCCGAATTAGAGGCAGGCGGTTACTTGGTTCAACCGCATACGTCCGCCGGGCGCGTTCCATCCGACGCCGGGTACCGCGAGTATGTGGACCGGCTCATGGACCCCGAAGAGTTGAGCTTGGAGGACCGACGTCGAATTCACGACGAGCTTCGGGACGCCAGCCACGAACTCGACGAGTTGGTCGAGAGCACGACGCGGCTGTTGGGCCGCCTTTCCAATAACTTGGCGTTCGTCACCAAGCCATATCAACTAACGGAAACGTTCAAACACATCCAGCTGATCTGGCTGTCTCCGCGCACCGGCGTCGCGATCGTAGTAACGACGCTGGGCGTCGCAGCGCAAAGCCTGTTCGAAACGTCCGACGATTTGCTTGCGGACGATCTCACGCGACTGTCGAACGCGCTAAACGGCCGGTTCGCCGATCGCCCATTGCTGGAGGTCACCGACTCTGCCGTCGGTCAGTTAGCGCAACGAGTTGGAGCGGCCGACGATTTACGCGTCGCCGTTATCACCGCGCTGGCATCGGCGCGTTCGACGGATCGTCCGCCAATTGCGGCTGCCGGCGCGCAAAACTTGCTCGATCAACCCGAGTTTCACGATTTGCGGAAGTTGCGTTCGATTTTGCGGATCGTCGAAGAGCAGAAGACGCTGTATCAAATCGTTGCCGACGCGATGTCGAACGAATCCGTGAGCGTGAAGATCGGCCGCGAACTCGGCAGCGACGAACTCACCGACCTTTCGGTGGTTACGGTGCCGTACCGTTTCGGCCCGCATGCCATGGGAACGTTATCGATTCTTGGCCCTAGGCGTATGCCGTACGGACGGATGGTCGCGCTTGCCGCGGGCACGGCAAAAACATTAAACGAGCGTCTCTCCGACGCGACGGGCAGGTAG
- the acs gene encoding acetate--CoA ligase yields the protein MSERSHAIETLLEETRRFEPPASIATDANAQPGIYEEAERDPVEFWAKWARELDWITPFTTTLEWNEPFARWFGDGELNVSANCLDRHVAAGRGERVAFFFEGEPGDRRAITYRELLDDVCRFANGLRTLGIEKGDRIAIYMPMIPELAVAMLACARIGAIHSVIFGGFSPDAIADRVNDSQCVALITCDGGWRRGKHVPLKRNCDVAMGSTPSIRHCIVARRTGDDVQMHAGRDRWWSEVIVHQSTSCPPEPMNAEDPLFLLYTSGTTAKPKGIKHTTGGYLTQALMTHRLVFDVKPESDVYWCTADLGWVTGHTYVLYGPLANGCTSVLYEGTPDYPDKDRFWEIIERYRATILYTAPTAIRTFMKWGPAYPQMHDLTSLRLLGSVGEPINPEAWMWYREWIGGNRTPVLDTWWQTETGGIMIAPLPGISTLLPGSATRPLPGMAADVVDDKGNSVGPEGAGYAVLTRPWPGMLRGIWGDDERYRETYWSKFPHVYFAGDGCRRDAHGNYWFMGRIDDVMNVSGHRISTTEVESALVDHPRVAEAAVCGRSDDTTGQAIYAFVTLRGSENGSEELADDLREHVAKKLGKFTRPKYVTFTPELPKTRSGKIMRRLLRDIAEGRTLGDTTTLADSNVVHELQERAKNEAGSSD from the coding sequence ATGAGCGAACGTAGCCACGCGATCGAAACGCTGCTCGAGGAGACGCGCCGCTTCGAACCCCCCGCGAGCATTGCGACTGACGCCAACGCGCAGCCTGGCATCTACGAAGAGGCCGAACGCGACCCTGTCGAGTTTTGGGCGAAATGGGCGCGCGAGCTCGACTGGATAACGCCGTTTACCACGACGCTCGAGTGGAACGAGCCGTTCGCGCGATGGTTCGGTGACGGCGAACTCAACGTTTCCGCCAACTGTCTCGACCGCCACGTCGCAGCCGGACGCGGCGAACGCGTCGCCTTCTTTTTCGAAGGCGAACCGGGCGATCGGCGCGCGATCACGTACCGCGAGTTGCTCGACGATGTTTGCCGCTTTGCAAATGGTTTGCGCACGCTCGGGATCGAGAAAGGCGACCGTATCGCGATCTACATGCCGATGATTCCAGAGTTGGCAGTCGCGATGCTGGCTTGCGCGCGGATTGGCGCCATACATTCGGTGATCTTCGGGGGATTTTCGCCCGATGCGATCGCCGATCGCGTCAACGACTCGCAATGTGTCGCGCTGATTACGTGCGACGGCGGGTGGCGTCGCGGCAAACACGTTCCGCTGAAGCGCAACTGCGACGTCGCGATGGGGTCGACGCCGTCGATCCGTCATTGCATCGTCGCGCGGCGCACCGGCGATGACGTACAGATGCACGCCGGCCGCGATCGCTGGTGGAGCGAGGTGATCGTCCATCAATCGACGAGCTGCCCGCCCGAACCGATGAACGCAGAAGATCCGCTCTTCTTGCTGTATACCAGCGGAACGACAGCCAAACCGAAAGGCATCAAACACACAACCGGCGGCTATCTGACGCAAGCACTGATGACGCACCGTTTAGTTTTTGATGTGAAGCCCGAATCCGACGTGTATTGGTGCACGGCCGACCTCGGATGGGTGACCGGACATACGTACGTGTTGTACGGTCCGCTCGCGAACGGATGCACGAGCGTACTGTACGAAGGTACGCCCGACTATCCCGACAAGGATCGCTTTTGGGAAATCATCGAGCGCTATCGTGCGACGATTTTGTATACCGCTCCGACGGCGATTCGCACGTTCATGAAATGGGGCCCGGCCTATCCGCAAATGCACGACCTCACGTCGTTGCGCTTGCTGGGAAGCGTCGGCGAGCCAATCAATCCGGAAGCATGGATGTGGTATCGCGAGTGGATCGGCGGCAATCGAACGCCCGTGCTCGACACGTGGTGGCAAACCGAAACCGGCGGCATCATGATCGCACCGCTCCCCGGGATCTCGACGCTGCTCCCCGGCAGCGCGACGCGGCCGTTGCCCGGCATGGCTGCCGACGTCGTCGACGACAAAGGCAATTCGGTCGGACCCGAGGGTGCGGGTTATGCGGTTCTCACGCGTCCATGGCCGGGCATGTTGCGCGGCATTTGGGGCGACGACGAACGCTATCGCGAGACGTACTGGAGCAAGTTTCCGCACGTGTATTTTGCCGGCGACGGCTGTCGCCGCGACGCCCATGGCAACTACTGGTTCATGGGCCGCATAGACGACGTGATGAACGTGAGCGGCCACCGCATCTCGACCACCGAAGTGGAAAGCGCGCTGGTCGATCATCCGCGCGTTGCCGAAGCGGCGGTGTGCGGGCGCTCCGACGATACGACCGGACAGGCGATCTATGCGTTCGTGACGTTACGCGGCAGTGAAAACGGCTCCGAAGAATTGGCCGACGATCTGCGAGAACACGTCGCCAAGAAGCTCGGCAAGTTCACACGTCCGAAGTACGTTACGTTCACGCCCGAACTGCCGAAAACGCGCAGCGGAAAAATCATGCGGCGTCTGCTGCGCGATATCGCCGAAGGGCGCACGTTGGGCGACACGACAACGCTCGCCGATTCCAACGTGGTGCACGAACTGCAAGAACGAGCCAAAAACGAGGCTGGCTCGTCCGATTAG
- a CDS encoding ATP-dependent DNA helicase, producing the protein MTAPIERVFAPGGPIARALPAFEPRAGQVQMAQLVERALLEGMHAIVEAGTGVGKSLGYLLPAIRSGKKVVLSTGTIALQEQLVTKDVPLVARALGIPLRVTLLKGRSHYLCRQKFERLRSERLVASSDSMQRMWEWGDRTGTGDRAELPFVPSSLEWEQLDADADDCTGEFCERFRDCHFFRKRDEAKYADIVVVNHALFFLDLAMGGGLLPAYDVAVLDEAHQCERWAIDALTSTVSRATIGRTMRKLHRSYHLPPDFERRVDESLRGLESALATVRGERYPLSANEGAWPTLEELRAVFYDLENWILAHWHDGLKKRVDNEAEAQRRRDLAVRAVTAHASAIERAGAAESETIAWVERTENDGRYALNCAPHDVSEFLRTTLFARTQSVVMTSATIAVDAGSENAGPFGFFKRSLGIDDALELIAPSPFDFDRQARLFVAPGAINPKDKDFSVRAAPLIEECLDRTRGRAFVLFTSHERLREVYALLRERLPYPVKLQGELPRTPLLEWFRRTPNAVLFATGTFWEGIDVVGDALSCVIIDRLPFPTPSDPLVAARIRALEERGLDGFADYMIPAATVRLKQGFGRLIRSTTDRGVVALLDGRATSMRYGATILNALPPARRIEHLDELAPFFDEVW; encoded by the coding sequence GTGACCGCGCCGATCGAGCGCGTTTTCGCGCCCGGCGGCCCGATCGCACGCGCTCTGCCCGCGTTCGAGCCGCGCGCCGGACAAGTGCAGATGGCGCAGTTGGTCGAACGCGCGCTGCTCGAGGGGATGCACGCAATCGTCGAGGCCGGTACCGGCGTCGGGAAGTCGCTGGGCTATCTGCTGCCAGCCATCCGCAGCGGCAAGAAGGTCGTGCTGTCGACCGGCACGATCGCGTTGCAAGAACAACTCGTTACCAAAGACGTGCCGTTAGTCGCGCGCGCGCTTGGGATCCCGTTGCGCGTGACGCTGCTCAAGGGTCGCAGCCACTATCTGTGCCGGCAGAAATTCGAACGCTTGCGCTCGGAGCGGCTCGTCGCATCGTCGGATTCGATGCAACGCATGTGGGAGTGGGGCGATCGAACCGGCACGGGCGATCGTGCGGAATTGCCCTTCGTGCCGTCATCGCTCGAGTGGGAGCAACTCGACGCGGATGCCGACGATTGCACCGGAGAGTTTTGCGAACGCTTCCGCGACTGCCATTTCTTTCGTAAACGCGACGAAGCGAAGTATGCCGATATTGTGGTCGTCAATCACGCGCTGTTTTTTCTCGATCTGGCGATGGGGGGCGGTTTGTTGCCAGCCTACGACGTCGCAGTGCTCGATGAGGCCCATCAGTGCGAGCGGTGGGCGATTGACGCGCTCACCTCAACGGTGTCGCGTGCGACCATCGGGCGAACGATGCGTAAGCTGCATCGCTCGTATCACCTGCCGCCGGACTTCGAGCGGCGCGTCGACGAATCGCTACGCGGGCTGGAATCCGCGCTGGCTACCGTGCGCGGCGAACGCTACCCGCTCAGCGCCAACGAGGGCGCGTGGCCGACGCTGGAAGAATTGCGCGCCGTCTTTTACGATCTCGAAAACTGGATTCTGGCTCACTGGCACGACGGCCTAAAGAAGCGCGTCGATAACGAAGCCGAAGCGCAACGCCGGCGCGACCTCGCCGTCCGAGCGGTGACCGCACATGCCTCGGCTATCGAACGTGCCGGGGCAGCCGAGTCGGAAACGATCGCCTGGGTCGAACGCACTGAAAATGACGGACGTTATGCGTTGAACTGCGCGCCTCACGACGTCTCGGAATTTCTACGAACGACGCTATTTGCACGCACCCAGAGCGTCGTGATGACCAGCGCCACCATCGCGGTCGATGCCGGCAGCGAAAATGCAGGACCGTTCGGATTTTTCAAACGCTCGCTCGGCATCGACGATGCGCTCGAACTGATCGCGCCGTCGCCGTTCGATTTCGATCGGCAGGCGCGGTTGTTCGTTGCGCCGGGCGCGATCAATCCGAAAGACAAAGATTTCAGCGTACGAGCTGCACCGCTGATCGAAGAGTGCTTGGATCGGACGCGTGGCCGCGCGTTCGTCCTGTTCACATCGCACGAGCGGCTGCGTGAAGTGTACGCCCTCCTGCGCGAACGATTGCCCTACCCCGTAAAACTCCAAGGCGAACTGCCGAGAACACCGTTGCTCGAATGGTTCCGCCGCACGCCGAACGCGGTGCTGTTCGCGACCGGAACGTTTTGGGAAGGCATCGACGTTGTCGGCGACGCGCTGTCGTGTGTGATCATCGACCGCTTACCGTTCCCGACGCCGAGCGACCCGCTTGTGGCAGCCCGTATCCGCGCACTTGAAGAGCGCGGCCTGGACGGCTTTGCGGACTACATGATTCCCGCTGCGACCGTGCGTCTCAAACAGGGCTTCGGGCGGCTGATTCGCAGTACGACCGATCGCGGCGTCGTCGCACTTCTCGACGGACGCGCTACGTCGATGCGCTACGGAGCGACGATTCTCAACGCACTACCGCCGGCCCGACGCATCGAACACCTGGACGAACTCGCGCCGTTCTTTGACGAAGTGTGGTAA
- a CDS encoding rhomboid family intramembrane serine protease, translating into MITRLLIACNVLAFVWEISVSGTAMVSIGGGDMTRVLLDGALFPYAVLHDGEWWRILTSAFLHGGLLHIAVNMFSLWILGRFVESALGPVRMLLVYFISLLASGLGVVYFSSPMVPTLGASGAIFGLFGALFAIGFRLGKPGMELVRANIGILVINLIISFTVPSISWQAHVCGLAAGFVATLLIFVPPVRVAPMVVDARTGSALETEYQAPPDSPHARS; encoded by the coding sequence ATGATCACGCGACTGCTGATCGCGTGTAACGTTCTCGCCTTCGTTTGGGAAATAAGCGTCTCCGGAACCGCGATGGTATCGATTGGGGGAGGCGACATGACACGCGTCCTTCTGGACGGCGCGCTGTTCCCGTACGCGGTGCTGCACGATGGAGAATGGTGGCGCATTCTCACCAGCGCATTCTTGCACGGCGGCTTGTTGCATATCGCCGTCAATATGTTTTCGCTGTGGATCTTGGGGCGCTTCGTGGAGTCCGCACTCGGCCCGGTGAGAATGCTGCTGGTGTACTTCATCTCGTTGCTAGCCTCCGGACTAGGCGTGGTTTATTTCAGCAGCCCGATGGTTCCCACGCTTGGCGCGAGCGGTGCGATCTTCGGCTTGTTCGGTGCGTTGTTTGCCATCGGATTTCGCTTGGGCAAGCCTGGAATGGAGCTGGTACGCGCCAACATCGGCATTCTCGTGATCAATCTGATCATTTCATTCACGGTGCCCTCGATCTCGTGGCAAGCGCACGTTTGCGGCCTGGCTGCCGGTTTCGTCGCCACGTTGCTGATCTTCGTGCCACCGGTTCGCGTCGCACCGATGGTGGTCGACGCGCGCACCGGGAGCGCACTCGAAACGGAGTACCAAGCTCCGCCCGACTCGCCGCACGCACGCTCGTGA